Within Candidatus Binatia bacterium, the genomic segment AGACTGTTCGAACAATTCTCGCAGATCGGACGGACCGACTCGAGCGGGTTTGGCGGAACGGGTCTGGGCCTCGCCATCGTCCGTCGACTTGTTCATCAAATGGGCGGAGCAGTCGAAGTGACCAGCAAGGTGGGCGAAGGCAGTATCTTCTCCTTCACGGTTCGTATCGGTCGAGGCGCCCCGTCGGACGAAAGACTTGCCGAGGTCCATTCGAGATCTGTGATTGCACTCGAGTCGCATGAGGCAACCCGCCAACAGTTGCAGGAGCAAGTGGCCTACCTGGGTTTTGAATGCTCTGCTTTTCCTGATCTGGAAAGCGCTCTGACATCTCTCGACCAGACGGGAAAAACAGATTTGCTCGCGCTGCTCGTCAGCGAGGAATTTTCGTCCGCGGATTGCCGGGATGACCTGAACCGATTGAGGTCTGCGGGGGGAGGGGTTCCGGTGATCGAACTTGCCTCCGCGAGGAAAAGGGCGCTGACGCCGGGCCGAAGCGCCGATCTTCCGGTCCTCTATAGACCCATCCGGCTTTCACATCTTCGCGATCGACTCATGGCGCTAGGCGACCCTCCCGCCTGATTTCTCCGATCCTGTCGTCTTCCGCGGACCGGGATCCGCTATGGCGTGCGAACGGGTCGGGCGAACAGCACCAATCCCAGCGCACCCGAGCCGACAATCCCCGAGAGCATGATGAAGGCGGCATCGAAAGAAGTGGTGGTATCCGTCAGCCAGCCGACCAGAAACGGAATCAAGACGCCCGAGGCCGAGAAGAACGTGACGATGATTCCGGTGGCCGCACCGGCTGATTTCGGGAATAGATCGGTACAGATCGAGTAGTAGGGACCGTTGGCAGACATCGAGAAGCCGATGCCCAACGTCAGCCAGAAAACCGCCCAGTCGGCCGATGTGACCGAGGCCAGAGGGAGGAAAGAGGCAGCAGCCAGAAGTTGCAGGATCCAGATTGGATGAATGCGGGCGCGCCGGATGTCGCCGGTGGCCCGAAACAGCCGGTCGGAAAGTGTGCCGATGAAGACCATCCCGACGATCGAGAGCGCCCATGGCATGGTCGTGAACCAGCCGATGGTGCCCAGCTTCGTCTGGAATTCATGCTCGAAGTATCCCGGGATCCAGGTCACCCCAAAAAACAGGATGGCCCCGAAGCCGAAAAATGACCACGCGGTCGCGAGCAGCGTGGGATTGCGGAGGACCGCTGCATATTCGGCCAGCGTCGGCGGGGCTCCTGCGGTGGCTTTCTCGGGCTCGCGGTAGAACGAGAGCCACACCACAAAGATCGCAAATCCGGCCACGCCGAGAGCCGTAAAGGTCGCGCGCCAGCCGAACTGGTTGATGAGCGAGCTGAAGATGGGTCCGCCGATCAATAGCGCACCGGGTACCCCGAGGAGTGCGAATGCGGTGGCCTGAGTTGCTCTCTCCCGCGGGACCCAGTCGGCTATCGCACGATTCATTGCCGGAAAGTTTACACCTTCCCCGACCCCGAGCAGCGCCCGAAACGCGAGGAATAGCCACCAATATTCAATCCAGCCCATCAGGAACATGGCCCCCGACCAGACAATCAGGCCGCCAGCCCAGATCTTTCGCGCTCCATAGCGGTCCAGCAGGACGCCCGAGATTCCGTTGAC encodes:
- a CDS encoding MFS transporter, coding for MADAGTTTPRTGNLVISLAFALGLVNYLDRVVISYAIGPIQKDFGIDNASFGLAMSLFAAGTLAVNGISGVLLDRYGARKIWAGGLIVWSGAMFLMGWIEYWWLFLAFRALLGVGEGVNFPAMNRAIADWVPRERATQATAFALLGVPGALLIGGPIFSSLINQFGWRATFTALGVAGFAIFVVWLSFYREPEKATAGAPPTLAEYAAVLRNPTLLATAWSFFGFGAILFFGVTWIPGYFEHEFQTKLGTIGWFTTMPWALSIVGMVFIGTLSDRLFRATGDIRRARIHPIWILQLLAAASFLPLASVTSADWAVFWLTLGIGFSMSANGPYYSICTDLFPKSAGAATGIIVTFFSASGVLIPFLVGWLTDTTTSFDAAFIMLSGIVGSGALGLVLFARPVRTP